One genomic segment of Oenanthe melanoleuca isolate GR-GAL-2019-014 chromosome 5, OMel1.0, whole genome shotgun sequence includes these proteins:
- the LOC130253789 gene encoding cholesterol 24-hydroxylase — protein sequence MEALWAAGGPLLALALLAFLLYCCYVRYIHAKYDHIPGAPRESFLFGHLPVIWRMVRKQEFTPDLLLQWAEKYGPVVRMNAFHRVSVLIVSPEGVKEFLMSPQHPKDPIVYGTLFSLFGERFLGNGLVTVCNHEHWHKQRRIMDPAFSRSYLIGLMDTFNEKAEELMEKLEEKADGKTEFSMLSMMSRVTMDIIGKVAFGLELNSLSDDQTPLPNAVTKVMEGLNKARVPFMRFMPGKQKFVKEVRESVRLLRRVAKECIDRRREAIQNGKEATMDILTQILKGAALEETKDDENILDNFVTFFVAGHETSANQMTFAVMALGQHPEILERAQAEVDEVLGAKRDVDYEDLGKLTYLSQILKESLRLYPPVSGTLRRLEKDNVINGIRIPGNTTVFLNTYIMGRMEKFFKDPLTFDPDRFSKDAPKPYYCYFPFSLGPRSCIGQVFAQMEVKVVMAKLLQRFEFQLVPGQSFKLLEAGTMKPLDGVICRLKPRSSARGCQA from the exons CTTTTTATTTGGACACCTGCCAGTCATATGGAGAATGGTGAGGAAACAGGAGTTTACACCAGACCTCTTACTGCAGTG GGCAGAGAAATATGGACCTGTTGTACGAATGAATGCCTTTCACAGAGTCTCAGTATTGATTGTGAGCCCTGAAGGAGTGAAG GAGTTCTTGATGTCACCACAGCACCCAAAGGATCCAATAGTGTATGGTACTCTCTTCAGCCTATTTGGTGAGAG GTTCTTAGGGAATGGCTTGGTAACTGTTTGCAACCACGAACACTGGCACAAGCAGAGGAGGATAATGGATCCAGCTTTCAGCCGAAG CTACCTGATTGGTCTGATGGatacttttaatgaaaaagcaGAGGAGCTGATGGAGAAGCTAGAGGAAAAGGCAGATGGAAAAACAGAGTTTAGCATGCTGTCGATGATGAGCCGGGTCACTATGGATATCATTGGAAAG GTAGCCTTTGGCTTGGAATTAAATTCACTGAGTGATGACCAGACACCTTTACCCAATGCTGTGACTAAGGTTATGGAAGGACTGAACAAAGCACGTGTCCCCTTCATGAGG TTCATGCCAGGGAAGCAGAAGTTTGTAAAGGAGGTCAGGGAGAGTGTGAGGCTGTTGAGACGTGTGGCAAAGGAGTGCATTGACCGGAGGAGAGAAGCCATCCAGAATGGGAAAGAAGCCACAATGGATATCCTTACACAGATACTGAAAGGAGCTG CTCTGGAGGAGACCAAAGATGATGAAAACATTCTGGATAACTTTGTCACTTTCTTTGTTGCAG GTCATGAAACCAGTGCTAATCAGATGACATTTGCAGTAATGGCACTGGGTCAGCATCCTGAAATACTGGAAAG ggctcaggctgAAGTGGATGAGGTTCTTGGTGCCAAGAGAGATGTTGACTATGAGGATCTTGGCAAGCTCACCTACTTATCACAG ATTTTGAAGGAGTCGCTGCGGCTGTACCCGCCCGTCTCAGGCACGCTCCGCAGGCTGGAGAAGGACAATGTCATCAATGGCATCAGAATTCCTGGGAACACCACGGTCTTT CTCAACACTTACATAATGGGAAGGATGGAAAAGTTTTTCAAGGATCCACTTACTTTTGATCCAGATCGATTCAGCAAAGATGCACCTAA GCCTTATTACTGCTACTTTCCATTCTCTCTGGGACCCCGATCCTGCATTGGGCAGGTGTTTGCACAG ATGGAGGTAAAAGTGGTGatggcaaagctgctgcagaggtttGAATTCCAGCTGGTGCCAGGACAGAGTTTTAAACTCTTGGAGGCTGGAACCATGAAGCCACTAGATGGAGTAATATGTAGATTAAAGCCAAGGAGCTCTGCAAGAGGCTGCCAGGCATGA
- the LOC130253790 gene encoding extracellular tyrosine-protein kinase PKDCC-like isoform X1 — MAAAGRARRSAALALLALPALALLALLALPPGRGAAGDGFHPAAGAAGEAQPGSSPPLLLPPGLREELRQRRRDLRRLEAAAGGGEAAAAGGLGCGDLSRATAVGVLGWGFTKVVWRAALAGGGSVALKSVHGAGREVRRCVQRYGAPAGCRRLAAYKLLKEVTLLQRLQHPGIVKLHGQCYDNSGDAELRVTAMLELGSPLEMIQLLQTPWEERFKICLSLVKLLFYLAHSPLGSIVLLDFQPRQFVMVDGNLKVTDMDDASTEELSCKEDSDCTLDFPTKSFPLKCSVAGKCEGINEKKNLFNAYRYFFTYLLPHSAPPALRPLLSDILNATGDLRYGINETLRAFEKVLHLYKSGLYLQKRPLLLKDYISLRGFRTVEGEGYKCWPSYSHLGCLLSIHSAEEAAAICNSQLQCQSFIVTQHRTWTGRPLASFQSGWTDLIPDANAVVYIKRSASSGEGL; from the exons ATggctgcggcggggcgggcgcggcggagcgcggcgctggcgctgctggcgctgccggcgctggcgctgctggcgctgctggcGCTGCCGCCCGGCCGCGGTGCCGCTGGTGATGGTTTCCATCCAGCTGCCGGTGCTGCCGGTGAGGCTCAGCCCGGCTCCTCGCCGCCGCTCCTGCTGCCGCCGGGCTTGCGGGAGGAGCTGCGGCAGAGGCGGCGCGACCTGCGGCGGCtggaggcggcggcgggcggcggggaggcggcggcggcgggagggcTGGGCTGCGGCGACCTGAGCCGGGCCACGGCTGTCGgcgtgctgggctggggcttcACCAAGGTGGTGTGGCGGGCGGCGCTGGCGGGCGGCGGCAGCGTGGCGCTCAAGTCGGTGCACGGCGCGGGCCGGGAGGTGCGGCGCTGCGTGCAGCGCTACGGGGCCCCCGCCGGCTGCCGCCGCCTGGCCGCGTACAAGCTGCTCAAGGAGGTGACGCTGCTGCAGCGCCTGCAGCACCCCGGCATCGTCAAG CTGCACGGGCAATGCTATGACAACAGCGGAGATGCTGAGCTGCGGGTCACAgccatgctggagctgggatcccCGCTGGAGATGATTCAGCTCCTGCAGACCCCCTGGGAGGAGAGATTTAAg ATTTGCCTGAGTCTTGTGAAACTGCTGTTTTACTTGGCACATTCCCCCCTGGGTTCAATAGTCCTCTTGGATTTCCAGCCAAGGCAGTTTGTTATGGTGGATGGAAACCTAAAAGTGACAGACATGGATGATGCCAGCACCGAGGAGCTGTCTTGCAAGGAAGATAGTGACTGCACACTTGACTTCCCTACCAAAAGTTTCCCTCTCAAATGCTCCGTGGCTGGAAAATGCGAAGGAATAAATGAGAAGAAGAATCTGTTCAATGCATATCG GTACTTTTTCACCTATCTTTTGCCACACTCTGCACCACCAGCTTTGCGGCCCCTTTTGAGTGATATTCTGAATGCAACAG GTGATTTACGATATGGAATAAATGAAACCCTGAGAGCTTTTGAAAAGGTTTTACATCTGTACAAGTCTGGGCTCTATCTGCAGAAAAGACCTCTTCTTTTAAAAG ACTACATCTCCCTGAGGGGTTTCAGAACAGTGGAAGGAGAAGGCTACAAGTGCTGGCCCTCCTACAGCCACCTGGGCTGCCTGCTGTCCATCCACAGCGCCGAGGAAGCCGCTGCCATTTGTAACTCCCAGCTGCAGTGTCAGAGCTTTATTGTCACCCAGCACAGGACGTGGACAG gACGCCCACTCGCCTCATTTCAGAGTGGCTGGACTGATTTAATACCGGATGCTAACGCTGTAGTCTATATTAAACGTTCAGCTTCCTCTGGGGAAGGACTTTAA
- the LOC130253790 gene encoding extracellular tyrosine-protein kinase PKDCC-like isoform X2: MAAAGRARRSAALALLALPALALLALLALPPGRGAAGDGFHPAAGAAGEAQPGSSPPLLLPPGLREELRQRRRDLRRLEAAAGGGEAAAAGGLGCGDLSRATAVGVLGWGFTKVVWRAALAGGGSVALKSVHGAGREVRRCVQRYGAPAGCRRLAAYKLLKEVTLLQRLQHPGIVKLHGQCYDNSGDAELRVTAMLELGSPLEMIQLLQTPWEERFKICLSLVKLLFYLAHSPLGSIVLLDFQPRQFVMVDGNLKVTDMDDASTEELSCKEDSDCTLDFPTKSFPLKCSVAGKCEGINEKKNLFNAYRYFFTYLLPHSAPPALRPLLSDILNATGDLRYGINETLRAFEKVLHLYKSGLYLQKRPLLLKGRPLASFQSGWTDLIPDANAVVYIKRSASSGEGL; the protein is encoded by the exons ATggctgcggcggggcgggcgcggcggagcgcggcgctggcgctgctggcgctgccggcgctggcgctgctggcgctgctggcGCTGCCGCCCGGCCGCGGTGCCGCTGGTGATGGTTTCCATCCAGCTGCCGGTGCTGCCGGTGAGGCTCAGCCCGGCTCCTCGCCGCCGCTCCTGCTGCCGCCGGGCTTGCGGGAGGAGCTGCGGCAGAGGCGGCGCGACCTGCGGCGGCtggaggcggcggcgggcggcggggaggcggcggcggcgggagggcTGGGCTGCGGCGACCTGAGCCGGGCCACGGCTGTCGgcgtgctgggctggggcttcACCAAGGTGGTGTGGCGGGCGGCGCTGGCGGGCGGCGGCAGCGTGGCGCTCAAGTCGGTGCACGGCGCGGGCCGGGAGGTGCGGCGCTGCGTGCAGCGCTACGGGGCCCCCGCCGGCTGCCGCCGCCTGGCCGCGTACAAGCTGCTCAAGGAGGTGACGCTGCTGCAGCGCCTGCAGCACCCCGGCATCGTCAAG CTGCACGGGCAATGCTATGACAACAGCGGAGATGCTGAGCTGCGGGTCACAgccatgctggagctgggatcccCGCTGGAGATGATTCAGCTCCTGCAGACCCCCTGGGAGGAGAGATTTAAg ATTTGCCTGAGTCTTGTGAAACTGCTGTTTTACTTGGCACATTCCCCCCTGGGTTCAATAGTCCTCTTGGATTTCCAGCCAAGGCAGTTTGTTATGGTGGATGGAAACCTAAAAGTGACAGACATGGATGATGCCAGCACCGAGGAGCTGTCTTGCAAGGAAGATAGTGACTGCACACTTGACTTCCCTACCAAAAGTTTCCCTCTCAAATGCTCCGTGGCTGGAAAATGCGAAGGAATAAATGAGAAGAAGAATCTGTTCAATGCATATCG GTACTTTTTCACCTATCTTTTGCCACACTCTGCACCACCAGCTTTGCGGCCCCTTTTGAGTGATATTCTGAATGCAACAG GTGATTTACGATATGGAATAAATGAAACCCTGAGAGCTTTTGAAAAGGTTTTACATCTGTACAAGTCTGGGCTCTATCTGCAGAAAAGACCTCTTCTTTTAAAAG gACGCCCACTCGCCTCATTTCAGAGTGGCTGGACTGATTTAATACCGGATGCTAACGCTGTAGTCTATATTAAACGTTCAGCTTCCTCTGGGGAAGGACTTTAA